One window of Pueribacillus theae genomic DNA carries:
- a CDS encoding MarR family winged helix-turn-helix transcriptional regulator — MRPTQTDLHLSLLEASKQLSTQTIMFHQAIAGHLGLNITDHKCLDLILSRGRATAGQLAEWTGLTTGAITSVLNRLEKAGYIRRTKDPNDLRVVYAEPLYSQLHTIKKAFTPLNDAMLELYSKYSQEELQTILDYLILSCQSLRKLTDDLRKPTIENQ; from the coding sequence ATGCGACCGACACAAACAGACCTTCATCTGTCACTTTTAGAAGCTTCCAAACAGTTATCCACTCAAACGATCATGTTTCATCAGGCGATAGCTGGGCATCTTGGCCTTAACATTACAGATCATAAGTGCTTAGATTTGATTCTAAGCAGAGGAAGAGCCACTGCAGGACAGCTAGCAGAGTGGACGGGACTAACCACGGGTGCTATTACAAGCGTGCTAAATCGCTTAGAAAAAGCGGGCTATATCCGCCGGACGAAGGATCCTAACGATCTCAGAGTGGTCTATGCCGAGCCACTCTATTCGCAATTGCATACGATTAAAAAGGCATTCACTCCGTTAAACGATGCCATGCTTGAACTCTACTCGAAGTACAGTCAAGAGGAGTTACAGACCATACTCGATTACTTGATTCTCTCCTGTCAATCTCTTCGAAAGCTTACCGACGACCTTCGTAAACCGACTATAGAGAATCAGTAA